The genomic region gcgaagaactgacttattggaatagatcctgatgctgggaaagattgaaggtgggaggagaaggggacgacagaggatgagatggttggatggtgtcaccgacttgatggacatgcagtccacaggattgcaaagagtcggacacaactgagtgactgaactgacatgaTCTCACTCACCCACACACAGCATCTTAGTGACCTGTATATATATACCTGTGCACAGACATGTAGAGACTGTCCCTCACTTCTGCACACAGCACGATAGCATAGTGACAAGGTTAGATAGACTCTGTGGACCACGCATGACACAGGGCAAGTCGCCTAGCCTCATTCACTGTCACACAGCCACTGTCTCATGATGACGGCCTCTTCCACACACTCGGTCTGTTGCAGGAGGGACGGGAACTCCACACACACCACTGCGTGGTCACTCATACAACCCCTACAAACACGcagtcatgggacttccctggtggtccagtagtggctaagactccaagctcccgatgcagggggcccaggttcgatccatggtcagggagctagatcctacAAACACACGGCCACATACAGTCACCCATACATAGAGCCTTAATCAGTCACAcaaacttgttgttgttcagtcactcaatcatgtctgactctctgcgaccctatgggctgcagcatgccaggcctccctgtctctcaccctctcctgaagtttgcccaagttcatgtccattgcatcagtgatgccatccagccatctcgtcctctgtcatccccttctcctcctgccctcaatctttcccagcatcagtgtcttttccaatgagttggctcttcgcatcaggtgaccaaaatactggagcttcagcttcagcatcagtccttccaatgagtgtttcagggttgatttcccttaagatcgattggtttgagctccttgctgtcaaaCCAGTGAGCAATACATGTAGCTGTCACAAAGAGAGCCACCCATAACCACCCATAACCTCGCACCCAGCCACAATCACACAATCACAGATTGCTATGTGAAGGCACCTAGCCACACATTTTCACGGCGCCGAGCACTTTTGTCAGACACAATCCTGTGATGCAGGGACAGAAACCAGCTGGCATCCATACACACAGCCAAACAGCCACACACAGCCAGGCACACAGTAGCactcacagcacacacacagccacccACACAATCATTGAGACACACACATCATCTTGGATGCACACACACTCAGTTACACAATCACATGTACAGTCTCAAAGGGTAGTCCCACCTGTCACAGATAGTCACTTGATATGGGAAAaggcaccacacacacacacttacactcacacacacacacgcgctcACATACATAGCTGTCCCACCGCCACACAAAATCACAAATGCAGGTTCACAGTCACCCGACCCTGGTGGCCATAACTGGTCACACGGGGTCCCCCTGGATCACAGAGTCCCTGACAGCTCCCCGGCCCTCCTCCCCCCTCCGCAGCACGGTTGGCTTGTGTGCACACACTGAGGTCCTGGTTACCTTTCGCCCCCAGAATCAGGGCTGCGATTAGGGCATGGACCATCCAGGACCAGGGGGCTCCTGCTGCGGCCATGGTCTTTGCACCtgatggaggtgggtgggggagaagagggtgggcgGGTGATTCTGGGACCACTTatcccacccccatctccttccACACCCTGTGGCTCAGAGCAGAGAGGGGCCATGAGCACGTGGTCCACCCAGAGTGCTGAGTTGAGGCTAGGGGGAAATTCTAGACTTCGGAGCATCCTCCAGTCTCCGGTCTCCGAGCGAGGATGGACATGGGATGGAGAGAGGACCCGGACGCATCCTTCCCAGACCAGACCCCACGCGGAGCCGTCTCTCCGTCCCTTCGCCCCTCCCCAGTGCTCACCTGCCGCGACCCCCAGGTGGCGGGTGGGGACCCGGCTCCCGGCTCAGCCGCAGACTCtcaggccgccgccgccgccgccgccgccgcggtcCTGCAGCAGCCacctcgtcctcctcctcctcctcctgggctcCCGGCACCGGCCTGGGTTATAACCAACCAATGATCCCCGGGGCGCATTCCCGGGTAGTGAGGCGCCCTACAGGGCTTTAGCAACCACTCCTCCGGCCTTCCCCCCACCTCCGCCCCCAAAGCATCCCCCCACCCAGTCCCGAAAGCCACTCCCTGCCTCCTTGGCCCCGGGATGGGGAGGGGTCTCCAGAGTTCTGGCCCCGGGGCCTCCCTGAACCTCAATCCCAGCGCCTCGCCCGCTCGGAGGCGCGCTGGGCTCGGTTTTCCGACTTCCCTGTGCCTTATCTCGTTCGGCTTCCCCGGCCCGCCTCCCTCTGCTCTAGGCTTCTCTCTGTGTTCCGCTGGCCTTGGAATCTTTCTGAGTCTCTTTCAGTATTAAGGCGCCCAACCGgtgtctctttctgctttatttcgtacagctttattgaggtatgactgAGCTACAATAAAATGCTCATGTTCAATATGTACAACGTGATGCGTTCTGACTCACATTCATCCAACCACCACCCCAACCAGGATAACAAATgtatccatcacctccaaaattTGTTCATGCCCTTTTGTGTGTTTCTGTGCTTCTCAATTAACCtctctttctccacaccctgggTCTCTTTCTGTATCTTTTCTGTTACCTCTCTCTTTTCTGACCCTACCCTTCCCTGTCTCctatctctatttctgtctctgcatcttcttcatcttcttcttccccttcttcctccttccccctctctctctctgtcattgAGTGCATGCATCTCCACATGTCTCTGACCCTCTGTCTCCCTTGCTGTCCATTTGGGACAGGAAGACTCTGGCTACGTTGCCGAGGGACCCCCTCAACACCTCCTCCTGACCCACATCCAGGACCTGGTGCTTTGGGGGCAGAAAGGGGCAGGGATCTGGTCTAGGGGCCCCCGCAGGTGACTTCCACAGACTGCCGGTGCACAGCCAGGTGTGGGCGAGAGTTGGGCAGGGCTACCTGCCAATGGGGAAGGAAGCCAAGAGGCTGGGAGAAGGGGTGGGTGGCTCCAGGCCCCTCAGGAAATGGGGCACTGGGTGGGGACCCAAAGGGTGCCTACTCCCTCCCTGGTTCTGGGCCATCCGGGGCTGCCTCTCCTGACCTCTTACCATCCAGGCTCTTCTTTCGGTCTGCCCCCCAGCTCTCTGCATCTGCCTTTAACTGTGTCTCCAAGTCTCTGTCTCTGCTAGGATGTAAGAGCCAAGGACTCATCCGACACCTActttctgagcacctactgtgtgccaactCAGGTCTCTCTGTGAACAAAAACAGACAAGGACATCTGGAGATGCTGCTTTTGCAGAGCTCACATTCCTTGAGGGCAAAACCTGAGCTGTCTTGTTCACCTCTATAATCCAGAACCCGTTGACTGGGAGGATTTAGAGCCCCGAGGTTGGTTTTAGtgtgtagggaaaaaaaaaaaaaaagtcagaacatAAGAGTCTGAGGCTTATTTTGCCTATTGCAATGAATATTTCATGCATTAATGTGACAAACCCTGCATGCTACTTCTTTCTTAGTCTCTTAAGCTTAGCTCACTCACCttttttaattccaaattccagaaaggtttttttttgtttgctttggtttGCGGGGActtcttttttgcattttaatttattattgaagtagagttgatttaccatgttgtgctaatttcaaaTTTTGCCTTGATAAAATTTCACCTTCCTTTGGTTCTTGAGACATCTAAGTGTGTTTTTTTCTCAGCTCTAAAGATCTTTAGGATCTAGAGACAGTCTGGAATGGACACTCTGTGATGATTTCTGACATCATTCTACTCTGCAGGGCAAAACTAAGGTTGCCATTCATGTTGGTGAAGCAAATGGACCGTGGTCTCTGACCCTCCCTCTGATTCTTACTTCTGCTCCAAACTTCAGCTCCCCATGTTGGACCCTCGTCTCCCTTTCTCTGGGGACCCGCTTACTGCTCCGTTCAGCTTCCCGGGAGGATTGCTGGCTTAGATGGCCTTTTGTCTCTCAGAGCTCGTGCAGTGGGACTAAGTGAGGAAGGTCTTTCTGAGGACAGGGCCTGAACATCAACGTGGGGTCGTGCGCAGTGCATGTGGGTGGAAGAAGCCCAGCAGGCACATGCAAGCCTGGGTCTTTACCCGGTTCTGTCTGTCTGCTCCCCTCATTTGGGGGCTGCGTCTCTGGTCTCTCCACTTCCCTGCCcatccccctcctctcccctcaacTGGACTGCAGCGCGATCTTTCACATATCTGCCTCCGATCCTGTCTGTCCTTTTCTCAAGGCCCTCAGGATCAAGGTCAAGTTCTTCGGCCTGGCACTCAGGACCCAGCGCCATCTTCCACTGACCTACATTCCCAGCCCCATCACCCACTTCTCCAGCCTCAAACCCTAGCCCCCACCATCCTGGATAATTTACCATGTCGAGGATACATCGGAAGTTCTCACCGCCCCCCTCCGCCCGCAGATTTTTCTACAGGTCATTAGCATCCTGAGAATGCTCCTGACCCAAGCACCTCCATATGGTGTACTCAAATTCAGCCTCTCTTCTCCAgccctcccagccccagcccctgctcaccccgcATCATCTCTCCCTTCTGGCCCATCCTGCACCTGGTCCCAGAGCTGCTCGTACTCACACTCTTTCCATGGCTCCCCGCTACCTCAGGAGAAGCCCCAGACTCCCAACCTGGGGTCTGGGGTCCTTTGGGATCTGGTCCCTGCGCTCTCCTCCCCTCTACTCTCCCATTAGTCTTACCCACTCACAGTGGCCTCCCAGCCCTCTCATCTCCCTGCTGATGCTGCTACAAGGGGAGTTTAGTGGAGAAATCCACCTTCGGGCAGGGCTGGTACAAGGTGGAGGAATCAAGGGCATCTTCCCTGAGGGGGAGGAAGATCAAGTTGGGTTGTGAAAGAGGACTAAGGATATCCGAGCCTCAGAGAGGCAGATGAGGGATAAAAGCAAAAAGCAccacaaataataaaattcactcttttattGTTCACGTgggtgtgccaggcactgttgctTGTTTCACACTTTTACAACCTTCAATCTCCCCCACCACAGCCACTGCCTTATGAGGCATGTATGATTCTTATCTTcatttttacagaggagaaaacctaCACAGTGAAGGAGGGCAGTTCCTGTGGGTACATGGCTAGCAAGTAGGGGTGCTGGGACCCCCCAACTCGACTCTGGCCAGACAAGAGACCACTTCTCTGTAGGAAGAAATTGAGCCCATGGGGTCATCAAGGGAGGAAGAGATCACTGGAAGGGAATTGTGTGTATTCTGTTAGCGGCAGGGGTAAGACCTTAGCCCGTGTCCACCATCACACCTAGCGAtgagagggtggggctggggtagAATCAGGAAGGGTCTGCACTGTGGTGTCACGGCTTTTTATTAAGCATTAGGGTCGGgtgtgggcaggaggaggggaagaggtcAAGAGGTGGAGGTCACAGGTCAGGATCAGTTGGCCTGAATGACTCTTTGGATCCAGTGACTGTATCTGCAGACGTCAGTGTAGACGCCCGGCTTCTCCCTGGAGCCGCAGGGGACGTTACCCCAGGACACGAGGCCTCGGAGGCGGTCGCCACATACCAGTGGACCCCCGGAGTCGCCCTGTGGGTGAAGAGGgggagagagtcagacacagacccACAGGCGAAAGAAAAAGAGACGGCGACTTCCCTGGGGTGCAGTGGACCGGGAATCCGCCTGTGCAGGGGAGGTGGGTGCGATCCCTGTTCTGGCAGGAGTCCATGTGCCACGGAGCCGCTAAGGCTCTGCTGCCACTAGTGAGCCTGCGTGCCGCCACTCCTGAAGCCCGCGTGCCCAGAGTCCGTGCTCCAccatgagagaagccaccgcaataaaAAGCCCATCCACaacgagagagcagcccccgctcaccgcaactagagaaagccccaacgaagacccagggcaaccataaacaaataaataactttaaaaacctactctaaaaaaaaaaagaaaaacagacagaaggagacacagagagacatgTAGAGAGGGGGTGAAGATACTCAGATGGAGAGAATGACTCATAtacaaagaaagagagacagacacaaaGTCACAGTCAGGGGAATAGAGACTGAGGGAGACTCAGAAACACAGACATCTCTAAAGGGAGGACAGACAGTCTCAGAAATGcggcttctcttcctgccctttccTTGCATCCAACTCACTGGGCATCACCTTTCTCTAGCTTTGTCTCCTTCTCCCTCTTGGCTGGTCTCTGCAGATCCTCCAATGCAGAGGGGTCAGTTTGGGCACCGGAAGGAGAGATCCAATGGACGACGTGGCAGGAACCCAAGTTAAAGGTATTTGGGAGAGAGGACGGGGTCCCTTTGCTCCCTGGCTAGGGTCTCCCTTCTGCACAGCTTGGCTATTTCCAAGCAGGACGGTGGGGGCTCTGTTAGAGGACGGACAGTCTCCTGGCACCATCTGCCTCCTGACTGTATCTCTCTGGTTCTTGATCTCTTCATCTCCATCCTTGTCTCTGCACTTCCTGTCTCTGCTAATTGGCTCTTTGTCTCTGCCTGTCcctgtctgtgtttctgtgtatggaattgaatctctctctcttttcatgcCTCTGATTCTCACCGAACCTGACTCTATGTGTGTCTGTCCCTTCCATTTGGGCTATGTGTCTGTCTCTTCCTGCCTGTCTACCTCCTTGGCCATGTAGCCGATGGGTCCCGGCGTCCTCACCTGGCAGGAGTCCTTCCCATGCTTCTCATCCCCGGCACACACCATATTTTGGGTGATCTGGCCAGGGTAGGCATGATCACACTTCTCACGGGACACCAGGTGGACGTACGCACACTGGATGGTGTCGGGGTATTCACCTGCAAAGAGAGATGGGCCATGATCACTTCACAGTCCACCCTTCTCACTGATCCTCCAACATCTATAAATCCTCCCCCCCCTAATGATTCCTATTTTCCACTGGTTCCATTATTCCTGTTTGTCACTCATTCTCAACACCCACTTCCACTAACTGACTCCTGATTGGTCCTTCTTCCCATCACTCTTCCCTCCCATTGGCCTGTCTTCCTCATTAATTACCCCTTCTCTTAGTcaggttagtcgctcagtcatgtctgactatttgcaaccccatagactgcagcacgccaggcttccctgtccatcaccaactcccggagcatgctcaaactcatgtgcattgagctagtgatgccatccaaccatctcatcctctgtcgtccccttcttctcctgccttcagtctttcccagcatcagggtctttttcagtgagtcagttcttcgcatcaggtggcgaaagtatgggagcttcagcttcagcatcagtccttccaatgaatgttcaggattgattgcctttagaattgactggtttgatctccttgcagcccaaggtattcttaagagtcttctccagctctacAGTTCAGTCTTCATTTCCTAttggtttttcctttctcttaggTCCCGCCTCCACTTGTCACTTTTCCACTGGTCCCACCTTCTTCAGTATTCTCTTCCTCTATTAGTCGCTCCTCTGTTATATCCCGCCCTCCTTCACTGGACCTGTTTTCCCATTGGCCCATCCTGATTGGTCACCACTTGACTGTGTGCCTTTCCTAACTGGTCCCTTCTTTCCTCATTGGTTCTCCCTCCCTATTGGTCCTTCATCCAAAGCTGTGCTCCCTCATTGGTTGTTTCCTAAATGGCCTCGTGTTCCCCTATTGATTCCCCCTTCTTTTCTGGCTCTTCACTCACAGGCCCACCCTCCATGGTTCCTGCTGATCTATTGGGTTTCTTTTTGCCTCTAATCCTTTATCTACTGACCCCTCTTGACCTTTGACTCTTCTCAATTGGTTCCTCCACCATCAGCTTTCTCTACACTGTTCGCTTTCTTGATCCACATCCTTCAGCTGGCTTCCCTGCTTTATTGATCTCTCTTCTTCCATTAGTCCCTCCTCCGTTTATCCTTTCTTGATCATCCTGATCAGTCCTTTTTGACAATTGGCCCCCTTCCTGATTGATATCTCCGAAGTGACCTTCCCTGTTCATTGACCCTTCATGTCATGTCCCACAACTCCGTTTCAACCAGCTGTTGGTCTGCGCTCTTCTCTGGCCGTTCACTTTTAGCCCAGCTCTCGTATTTGCCCTCCCTCCCCATTGAACTTTCACCCACTAATTCACTCTCCCACTGACTCTCACCGTGAACCACCTCCCCCCACCATGACCCATCACCCAGTGATGACGGGTCACCGCATCATTCTCGCCTTACTGACCGTCTGCCATCTTGCCCCAGCCTAGGATGTGGCAGCTGGTGTGGTTGGCTGAGCAGTCTCTTTCCAGGGCCAGAGGCTGGATGTGGTCGGAGAGCCTGGCCGGCCGTGACAGACGCAGCAGCATGATGTCCTGGTCGTGGGTGGCGGCATTGTAGCCCGGGTGGGCCACGGTCCGGATGACAGAGCTCTCCTCCTGGAAAAACTCCCTTTGCTGAAGGTTGTGCTTCCCCAGGAAGACCTGCAGATTCCTGGGAAAGGAAAGGGCGGGGTCTTGCCTGaagccctttggactgcagcggAGActccggggcggggggtggggggggggcgccTACGGTGGGAGATGGGGTAACCTGGTGCACCATGAAACATCTGGCCTGCCGCTTGCCTCGTGGGCTTCCCAGCTCAGCAAATGACAACTCCATCCTTTCAGAATAACCCCGGAGGCTATTCGCGACCCTTTATGTGTTGCTTCATATCCAAGCTGTCCAGAAATCCTTTTGTCTCTCCGAAGCATATCCAGAATCTGACCACTTCTCTCCTCCCCCATTGCTACCATcttggtctgagccacagtaatCTCTTACCTGGACTGCAGCCTCACTGGACTCCTGGTTTCTACCTTTAGTCCTCTCTGTCTTCTACAAAGCAGCCAGGGCTATTTTAACAATACAAGCCAGCTGTGTACTTCCTGTGCTCAGCACCCTCCCATGACTCCCATCTTgctcagagtaaaagccaaaatTCCCACTGTGGTCCATAAAGCTCTGCACAATCTGTCCCCATTATCCGTCAGCCGTGTCCcactctccttctctttctgctccagccacacaggCTTCCCGGCCTTTCCT from Bos javanicus breed banteng chromosome 18, ARS-OSU_banteng_1.0, whole genome shotgun sequence harbors:
- the KLK6 gene encoding kallikrein-6 isoform X2, with amino-acid sequence MAVKMLVIALVLVAAAQAEEKDKVLHGGPCEQTSHPYQAALYTAGHLLCGGVLIHPLWVLTAAHCKKPNLQVFLGKHNLQQREFFQEESSVIRTVAHPGYNAATHDQDIMLLRLSRPARLSDHIQPLALERDCSANHTSCHILGWGKMADGEYPDTIQCAYVHLVSREKCDHAYPGQITQNMVCAGDEKHGKDSCQGDSGGPLVCGDRLRGLVSWGNVPCGSREKPGVYTDVCRYSHWIQRVIQAN
- the KLK6 gene encoding kallikrein-6 isoform X1 gives rise to the protein MAVKMLVIALVLVAADPPSAQAEEKDKVLHGGPCEQTSHPYQAALYTAGHLLCGGVLIHPLWVLTAAHCKKPNLQVFLGKHNLQQREFFQEESSVIRTVAHPGYNAATHDQDIMLLRLSRPARLSDHIQPLALERDCSANHTSCHILGWGKMADGEYPDTIQCAYVHLVSREKCDHAYPGQITQNMVCAGDEKHGKDSCQGDSGGPLVCGDRLRGLVSWGNVPCGSREKPGVYTDVCRYSHWIQRVIQAN